From one Triticum aestivum cultivar Chinese Spring chromosome 4B, IWGSC CS RefSeq v2.1, whole genome shotgun sequence genomic stretch:
- the LOC123089234 gene encoding transcription factor ILI3, whose product MSSRRGRITDEEINELISKLQALLPESSRRRSASRSSASKLLKETCGYIKSLHQEVDDLSDRLSELMSTLDESSPQAEIIRSLLR is encoded by the exons ATGTCGAGCCGCCGTGGCAGGATCACCGACGAGGAGATCAACGAGCTCATCTCCAAGCTCCAGGCGCTGCTCCCGGAATCATCCCGCCGCCGCTCCGCGAGCCGG TCGTCGGCGTCGAAGCTACTGAAGGAGACGTGCGGCTACATCAAGAGCCTCCACCAGGAGGTGGACGATCTGTCTGACAGGCTCTCTGAGCTAATGTCGACCTTGGACGAGAGCAGCCCCCAGGCCGAGATCATCCGGAGCCTTCTCCGCTAG